Proteins encoded within one genomic window of Nordella sp. HKS 07:
- a CDS encoding SDR family NAD(P)-dependent oxidoreductase — MRCDLSGQVAFVTGGAGAIGRVAARRLADNGASLVIADIDGDGAREIASGLPDALAVAVDIRDGTAADRAVAATLERFGRLDILINNAGVNTLSHRVAIDEFPPEEWERITGIDLDGLYVMSRAALQPMLASGRGGRIVNIASVVGLAAMRLQSPFVAAKAGIIHLTRSMALELGSRGILVNAIAPGSVLTELTAKLFYGEDGKFASRARDFMAHVPLGRPAEPREIAETILFLASPGASYVNGQVLAIDGGWTAGYMM; from the coding sequence ATGCGCTGTGATTTGAGCGGCCAGGTTGCTTTCGTCACCGGCGGCGCGGGTGCGATCGGCCGCGTCGCGGCACGGCGGCTGGCCGACAATGGCGCCAGCCTCGTCATTGCCGACATAGATGGCGACGGCGCCCGAGAGATCGCTTCCGGCCTCCCCGACGCCTTGGCGGTCGCTGTCGATATCCGCGACGGCACTGCCGCCGACCGCGCTGTCGCCGCCACGCTCGAGCGCTTCGGCCGCCTCGACATCCTTATCAACAATGCCGGGGTCAACACGCTGAGCCACCGCGTCGCCATCGACGAATTCCCGCCCGAAGAGTGGGAGCGCATCACCGGCATCGATCTCGACGGCCTCTATGTGATGAGCCGCGCGGCGCTGCAACCCATGCTCGCCTCCGGGCGCGGCGGCCGCATCGTCAATATCGCCTCCGTCGTCGGTCTCGCCGCCATGCGCCTGCAAAGTCCCTTTGTTGCCGCCAAGGCCGGCATCATCCATCTCACCCGTTCGATGGCGCTCGAGCTCGGATCGCGCGGCATTCTCGTCAACGCCATAGCACCCGGCTCCGTCCTTACCGAGCTCACGGCAAAGCTCTTTTATGGCGAGGACGGCAAGTTCGCGAGCCGGGCGCGCGATTTCATGGCCCATGTACCGCTCGGCCGCCCCGCCGAGCCGCGCGAGATCGCCGAAACCATCTTGTTTCTCGCCTCCCCAGGTGCGAGCTACGTCAATGGCCAGGTCCTCGCCATCGATGGCGGCTGGACGGCGGGATATATGATGTGA
- a CDS encoding SDR family oxidoreductase, translating into MTAAMQIDLLDTAIAVLGENNAIARAATAALTANGGRIVADAPRADILLVSCPLVAAAPQGDLSALLRDARAAATAMSARDHGRILFLLPALAALPMRRHPLYGAEMAGILALMRGLAMQFGPRVLVNAVGLGPIAEETLIAGDPAQLSHIPQGRPGTIAEAVAAILFFCDPLNTYTTGQMLAVDGGWSAGYGRNF; encoded by the coding sequence GTGACCGCCGCCATGCAGATCGATCTTCTGGATACAGCGATTGCTGTTCTGGGTGAAAACAATGCCATCGCACGCGCCGCGACCGCGGCCCTCACCGCCAATGGTGGCCGGATCGTCGCGGACGCGCCGCGCGCCGACATTCTGCTCGTCTCCTGTCCGCTTGTTGCCGCCGCACCGCAAGGCGATCTCTCTGCGCTGCTGCGGGACGCGCGGGCCGCCGCGACCGCGATGAGCGCGCGCGACCATGGCCGCATCCTGTTCCTGCTGCCGGCGCTCGCCGCCTTGCCCATGCGCCGCCATCCCCTCTATGGCGCCGAGATGGCCGGAATACTGGCTTTGATGCGCGGCCTCGCGATGCAATTCGGGCCCCGCGTCCTCGTCAATGCGGTGGGCCTCGGCCCGATCGCGGAAGAGACCCTGATTGCGGGCGATCCGGCCCAGCTCAGCCATATACCGCAGGGCCGCCCCGGCACGATCGCCGAGGCCGTGGCGGCGATCCTGTTTTTCTGCGATCCGCTCAACACCTATACGACCGGGCAGATGCTCGCCGTCGACGGCGGCTGGAGCGCCGGCTACGGGCGTAACTTCTAA